Proteins from a single region of Lentimicrobium saccharophilum:
- a CDS encoding PepSY-associated TM helix domain-containing protein — protein sequence MKRIRKYHKWPSLIIGFFLILFAASGIVMNHRNWFSGANFPRKLMPPEYSYRNWNLAAVKGNVSLDDNNQLIYGNIGIWKTDKSFSSFSDFNAGFGGGMDQRKVFTLLHSKAGNLYAGTLFGLYTCNESSKRWEQIALPEKSPRVVKIVKNGEELLILTRSHLYSLPDRGSQSEVATEIPVPRAGDDDGKAGLFRTLWIIHSGELMGLPGKILVDLVGLSLIFIVLSGYYYTFLPSLARRSGERLRKKLRKINRFSINWHNNLGIYGILFLTITSITGMFLRPPLLIPVAYARVNPIPGSVLDHSNRWHDKFRDMVSDPASGELILSTSEGFYRFVPGKDTIAHPYGVQPEVSVMGTTAFQALYDSSFIVGSFSGIYQWFPHRDLVLNYITGLPAVSSGRGNPFGSVAVAGVINQAGRPVAMLDYNAGWIPLVKDIKKPEMPGFIAKLPVSLWNLALEVHTGRIFSVILGDFYILYVPLMGLTTLLILITGVWIWLKIKRKKSNKKIQEGQNHENHKAAPGPQSPL from the coding sequence ATGAAGCGCATCCGGAAATATCACAAATGGCCCTCCCTTATCATTGGCTTTTTTCTGATCCTTTTCGCCGCTTCCGGCATCGTAATGAATCACCGCAACTGGTTTTCGGGGGCGAATTTTCCCCGTAAGCTCATGCCGCCGGAATACAGCTATCGGAATTGGAACCTTGCGGCTGTAAAAGGCAATGTGTCGTTGGATGACAACAATCAGCTGATTTACGGAAACATCGGCATCTGGAAAACCGATAAGTCATTCAGTAGTTTCAGCGACTTTAACGCGGGGTTCGGCGGTGGCATGGATCAGCGGAAAGTATTTACCCTACTGCATTCTAAAGCCGGAAACCTCTATGCCGGAACGCTTTTCGGTCTTTATACCTGTAATGAAAGCAGTAAACGCTGGGAGCAGATAGCGCTGCCCGAAAAATCGCCACGGGTGGTAAAGATTGTAAAGAACGGAGAGGAACTCCTGATCCTGACCCGCTCGCATTTGTACAGTTTACCTGACCGTGGAAGCCAATCCGAAGTTGCAACGGAAATACCTGTTCCGCGCGCCGGCGATGACGACGGGAAAGCCGGGCTTTTCCGCACCCTCTGGATTATCCACAGCGGAGAGCTGATGGGATTGCCGGGAAAAATCCTGGTTGATCTCGTGGGGCTTTCGCTGATATTTATCGTACTCAGCGGGTATTACTATACTTTTCTGCCATCCCTGGCACGCCGCTCCGGAGAAAGACTCAGGAAAAAGCTCAGAAAAATCAACCGTTTTTCTATAAACTGGCACAACAACCTGGGGATTTATGGTATCCTGTTTCTGACGATTACCTCCATTACCGGTATGTTTCTGCGCCCTCCCCTGCTGATCCCGGTTGCATATGCCAGGGTAAACCCCATCCCGGGATCTGTGCTTGACCACTCCAACCGCTGGCATGATAAGTTCAGGGATATGGTCTCAGACCCGGCTTCAGGAGAATTGATCCTGTCAACCAGCGAGGGATTTTACCGCTTTGTGCCGGGCAAAGATACGATTGCCCATCCTTATGGCGTTCAGCCTGAAGTCAGCGTGATGGGTACCACGGCATTTCAGGCCCTGTATGACAGCAGCTTTATCGTGGGTTCCTTCAGCGGGATTTATCAGTGGTTTCCGCACCGTGACCTTGTATTGAATTATATTACAGGATTGCCTGCCGTATCTTCAGGAAGAGGAAATCCCTTTGGCTCGGTAGCCGTGGCCGGAGTAATCAATCAGGCAGGCAGACCGGTTGCCATGCTTGATTACAATGCAGGATGGATCCCGCTGGTAAAAGACATCAAAAAACCGGAAATGCCGGGATTCATCGCAAAATTGCCTGTTTCATTGTGGAATCTGGCCCTGGAAGTACATACGGGAAGAATTTTCTCCGTAATTTTAGGTGATTTTTATATCCTGTACGTCCCGCTGATGGGTCTTACCACACTGCTGATCCTGATCACAGGCGTATGGATCTGGCTGAAAATCAAAAGGAAAAAATCAAATAAGAAAATTCAGGAAGGACAAAACCATGAAAATCACAAAGCTGCACCAGGCCCCCAAAGTCCCTTATGA
- a CDS encoding cupin domain-containing protein translates to MENNKFNNARAFSFNESITYSDGGIVSMRVLEKSAGNVSLFAFDKGQKLSEHTAPFDAMIQVTEGEAEIVIGGIINQLTAGQTIIMPANVPHAVNATSRFKMVLTMIKA, encoded by the coding sequence ATGGAAAATAATAAATTCAACAACGCCAGGGCGTTCAGTTTCAATGAATCGATAACCTATTCCGACGGCGGAATCGTGAGTATGCGCGTGCTTGAGAAGAGTGCGGGGAATGTAAGTCTTTTTGCTTTCGACAAAGGCCAGAAGCTGAGCGAACACACAGCGCCCTTTGACGCCATGATACAGGTAACCGAAGGGGAAGCCGAAATTGTTATCGGCGGAATCATCAACCAGCTGACAGCCGGACAAACCATCATCATGCCGGCAAATGTGCCGCATGCCGTAAATGCAACTTCCCGATTCAAAATGGTGCTCACCATGATCAAAGCATAA
- the hcp gene encoding hydroxylamine reductase, with protein sequence MFCYQCQETAKGTGCTIKGVCGKTDDVANLQDLLMFVLKGISVYSAKAREKGIENAEVNKFITDSLFTTITNANFDRAVFIKRINEGLKIRAAVKEVCEKAGISLSGTLPECATWFASTEAEFDAKAPLVGVLTTENEDVRSLRELLTYGLKGMAAYTEHAYNLGFEDPALYAFMQRALLATLNDNLSADELVGLVMECGKYGVTAMALLDKANTSSYGNPEITKVNIGVGTKPGILISGHDLKDMEELLKQTEGTGVDVYTHSEMLPANYYPAFKKYSHFVGNYGSSWWKQKEDFETFNGPILFTTNCIVPPPVNAKYRDKVYTTGAAGFSGFKHIANRENGRMKDFSEIIAHAKKCAPPVEIEKGEIIGGFAHAQVFALADKVVDAVKSGAIRKFFVMAGCDGRMKDRNYYTEFAEALPKDTVILTAGCAKYRYNKLPLGDIGGIPRVLDAGQCNDSYSLAVIAMKLKEVFELNDINELPIAYNIAWYEQKAVIVLLALLYLGVRNIHLGPTLPGFLSPNVAKVLVETFGIAGIGTVDEDMKLFLN encoded by the coding sequence ATGTTTTGCTATCAATGCCAGGAAACAGCCAAAGGGACGGGCTGTACCATCAAGGGTGTCTGCGGAAAGACCGATGATGTTGCCAATCTTCAGGATCTGCTGATGTTTGTTCTCAAGGGAATCTCTGTTTACAGCGCGAAGGCCCGGGAAAAAGGAATTGAAAATGCTGAAGTAAACAAGTTTATCACCGACAGCCTGTTCACCACCATTACCAATGCCAACTTCGACCGCGCGGTTTTCATCAAACGCATCAACGAAGGTTTGAAAATCCGTGCCGCCGTTAAGGAAGTCTGCGAAAAAGCCGGTATTTCATTAAGCGGAACGCTGCCCGAGTGCGCAACCTGGTTTGCATCCACCGAAGCTGAATTTGACGCCAAAGCGCCGCTGGTAGGGGTACTCACCACTGAAAATGAAGATGTCCGTTCACTGCGCGAACTGCTGACCTACGGGCTCAAAGGGATGGCAGCCTACACAGAACACGCCTATAATCTGGGCTTCGAAGACCCCGCGCTTTATGCCTTTATGCAACGCGCCCTGTTAGCCACCCTCAACGACAATCTTTCAGCCGACGAATTGGTAGGCCTGGTGATGGAATGCGGAAAATACGGTGTAACCGCCATGGCTTTGCTCGACAAAGCCAACACCAGCAGCTACGGCAATCCTGAAATTACCAAGGTCAACATCGGTGTAGGCACAAAACCCGGAATCCTGATCAGCGGCCACGACCTGAAGGACATGGAAGAGTTGCTGAAACAGACCGAAGGCACCGGTGTGGACGTATACACCCACAGCGAAATGCTGCCGGCCAACTACTACCCTGCTTTCAAGAAATACAGTCACTTCGTGGGCAACTACGGAAGCTCATGGTGGAAACAGAAAGAAGATTTCGAAACCTTCAACGGGCCCATCCTCTTCACCACCAACTGTATCGTACCTCCTCCCGTAAATGCAAAATACAGGGATAAAGTCTATACCACCGGAGCTGCCGGTTTCTCAGGTTTCAAACACATCGCCAACCGCGAAAACGGCAGGATGAAGGATTTCAGCGAGATCATCGCGCATGCAAAGAAATGTGCCCCGCCTGTGGAAATTGAAAAAGGCGAGATTATCGGAGGATTTGCCCATGCACAGGTATTTGCCCTTGCCGACAAGGTGGTAGATGCCGTAAAATCAGGCGCCATCCGCAAGTTCTTTGTGATGGCCGGATGCGACGGGCGCATGAAGGACCGCAATTACTACACCGAATTTGCAGAAGCCCTGCCAAAAGATACCGTTATCCTTACCGCCGGTTGCGCCAAGTACCGCTACAATAAACTGCCTTTGGGCGATATCGGAGGAATTCCCCGCGTTCTGGATGCAGGACAGTGCAACGACTCCTATTCGCTGGCCGTGATTGCCATGAAGCTGAAGGAAGTATTTGAGCTCAACGACATCAACGAGCTTCCGATTGCCTACAACATAGCATGGTATGAGCAGAAAGCCGTGATCGTACTGCTGGCGCTGCTTTACCTGGGCGTCAGGAACATTCACCTCGGCCCCACCCTTCCGGGATTCCTCTCGCCCAACGTGGCAAAAGTGCTGGTTGAGACCTTCGGAATCGCAGGGATAGGAACCGTGGACGAAGACATGAAGCTTTTCCTGAATTAA
- a CDS encoding cupin domain-containing protein has product MKITKLHQAPKVPYDLDGHIIARASCVEIVHLTLKPGQQIAKHINPNDVFFFVLEGKSMIETDDERALVQKDQCIFVEGGTNRGFDNISVSDFKVMVIKLQQ; this is encoded by the coding sequence ATGAAAATCACAAAGCTGCACCAGGCCCCCAAAGTCCCTTATGATCTGGACGGTCATATCATAGCCCGCGCGTCATGCGTCGAAATTGTCCACCTTACCCTGAAACCCGGCCAGCAGATCGCGAAACACATCAATCCCAACGATGTTTTCTTTTTTGTTCTGGAAGGGAAATCCATGATTGAAACCGATGATGAAAGGGCACTCGTTCAGAAGGACCAGTGCATCTTCGTTGAAGGAGGTACCAACAGGGGGTTTGACAATATCTCGGTTTCCGATTTCAAGGTCATGGTGATCAAGCTGCAGCAATAA
- a CDS encoding DUF438 domain-containing protein produces the protein MSELINNSEQRKSQLKEIILKLHKGGHQEEVRRELMETLSQIPYGEVVEVEQELIAEGLPEEEVLRLCDAHSAVLQGNIDLSGSKEIPEGHPVDVFKKENEELLKTTAAARAILKELKDGSAEFSAASVLKLRGLFNNLYDADKHYQRKEYLLFPYLENKGITGPPKVMWGKQDEIRELIRGSIEILQQKDITREELLASAEIVLEQALSGIDDMTVKEEQILLPMAMDKLTDTEWYEISKQSIEVGFCLYDPKVNWKPAWAAETDVNEAQKSGSHIQLPSGSFSAAELLAILNTIPVDMTFVDKDDKVKYFTQGAERVFQRNRAILNRDVRLCHPPASAHIVDKIIDDFKSGRQSRAPFWINMGGKMVHIEYFALRGEQGEYLGVLEVSHDVTRYRELQGEQRILSYN, from the coding sequence ATGAGCGAATTGATCAACAACTCGGAACAACGGAAATCACAACTCAAGGAAATTATCCTCAAACTGCATAAAGGCGGCCATCAGGAAGAGGTTCGCCGCGAGCTGATGGAAACCCTCAGCCAGATCCCTTACGGGGAAGTGGTGGAAGTGGAACAGGAACTGATCGCCGAAGGACTGCCTGAAGAGGAAGTACTTCGCTTGTGCGACGCTCACTCTGCCGTTTTACAGGGCAACATCGACCTGAGCGGATCCAAGGAAATCCCCGAAGGTCATCCGGTGGATGTATTCAAAAAAGAAAATGAAGAACTGCTCAAGACCACTGCAGCAGCCAGAGCCATACTTAAGGAATTAAAGGATGGCAGCGCAGAATTCTCCGCGGCTTCCGTGCTGAAACTCAGGGGATTGTTCAACAACCTGTATGATGCCGACAAGCATTACCAGCGCAAGGAATACCTGTTGTTTCCTTATCTGGAAAACAAAGGGATTACCGGGCCTCCTAAGGTGATGTGGGGCAAGCAGGACGAGATCAGGGAACTTATCAGGGGTAGCATTGAAATTTTGCAACAGAAAGACATTACCCGCGAAGAGCTGCTTGCTTCGGCAGAAATCGTTCTTGAACAGGCTCTTTCCGGAATCGACGATATGACGGTGAAAGAAGAGCAGATCCTCTTGCCCATGGCCATGGATAAACTCACCGACACCGAGTGGTACGAAATCAGCAAGCAGTCCATTGAAGTCGGATTCTGCCTTTACGACCCGAAAGTAAACTGGAAACCGGCCTGGGCCGCCGAAACAGACGTAAATGAAGCCCAGAAATCGGGAAGCCACATTCAGTTACCTTCCGGGAGTTTCAGCGCTGCCGAATTGCTGGCCATCCTGAATACCATTCCCGTTGACATGACCTTTGTGGATAAAGACGATAAGGTTAAATACTTTACCCAGGGTGCCGAACGCGTATTTCAGCGCAACCGCGCCATCCTGAACCGCGATGTAAGGCTCTGTCACCCGCCCGCAAGCGCGCACATCGTTGATAAAATCATCGACGATTTCAAATCGGGCCGGCAGAGCCGTGCCCCGTTCTGGATCAACATGGGAGGCAAAATGGTTCATATTGAATATTTTGCACTCCGCGGCGAACAGGGTGAATACCTGGGTGTACTTGAAGTATCGCATGATGTCACCCGTTACCGTGAACTACAGGGCGAGCAGAGAATTCTTTCATATAACTAA
- a CDS encoding alginate export family protein → MKRTIGKTLILLALSVALPEISNAQFVLSGELRPRVEYRHGFKSPAEEDMTAAAFISQRSRLNLAYKNEKMKIGFSFQDVRVWGDVPQLNLSDNSFSVHEAWGEYFITPTLSLKAGRMELVYDDARMLGNVDWAQQGRSHDIGLLKWEPASWKIHAGFAFNQDKEQLQNRIYTVAGNYKSLQLLWINRKWDNLGLSFLFLNNGKQNTEENGEIVSYNTRFSQTFGGTGSWELKPLTLSGSIYKQTGKDVPEVEIDALMYALSLKWSVTKTLSITPGLERLSGTSQKDAADPDFNENNSFNPFYGTNHKFNGNMDYYYVGNHINSVGLQNIFVKINYVKNRLSLGADVHLFSAAADIIDPENPAETLNKNLGQELDIYMGYKLADNVMLNAGYSQYFATESTIALKGGSKDETSNWIWASLTFKPQFLNTAK, encoded by the coding sequence ATGAAACGAACTATTGGTAAAACTTTAATTCTTTTGGCCCTGTCAGTGGCGCTTCCGGAAATCAGCAACGCACAGTTTGTACTGAGCGGCGAACTCCGTCCGCGCGTTGAATACAGGCATGGATTCAAATCACCTGCAGAAGAAGACATGACTGCTGCCGCATTTATCTCACAGCGCAGCCGGCTTAACCTGGCTTACAAAAATGAAAAAATGAAGATTGGCTTTAGTTTTCAGGATGTAAGGGTATGGGGAGATGTTCCGCAATTGAACCTTTCTGACAACAGCTTTTCGGTACATGAAGCCTGGGGAGAGTATTTTATTACCCCCACCCTGTCGCTTAAGGCCGGACGCATGGAACTGGTCTATGACGACGCCCGCATGCTTGGGAATGTAGACTGGGCGCAACAGGGACGCAGCCACGACATCGGCCTGCTCAAATGGGAGCCTGCTTCCTGGAAAATACATGCCGGGTTTGCATTCAATCAGGACAAAGAGCAATTGCAAAACAGAATATACACCGTCGCCGGTAACTACAAATCCCTGCAGTTACTCTGGATCAACCGGAAATGGGATAACCTCGGCCTGAGTTTCCTGTTTCTGAACAACGGCAAACAAAACACCGAGGAAAATGGCGAGATTGTAAGTTACAACACCCGTTTCAGCCAGACTTTCGGCGGAACCGGCAGCTGGGAACTGAAGCCTCTTACCCTCAGTGGATCTATCTATAAGCAAACCGGCAAGGACGTGCCTGAAGTCGAAATCGATGCCCTGATGTACGCCCTGAGTCTGAAGTGGTCAGTCACCAAAACACTGAGCATTACCCCAGGACTTGAACGCCTCTCTGGCACCAGCCAGAAAGATGCGGCAGATCCTGATTTCAACGAAAACAACAGCTTTAACCCGTTTTACGGCACCAACCACAAATTCAACGGCAACATGGACTACTATTATGTGGGAAACCACATCAACAGTGTCGGACTGCAAAATATTTTCGTTAAAATAAATTACGTTAAAAACCGCCTCAGCCTAGGTGCTGATGTGCATTTATTCAGCGCAGCAGCCGATATTATCGATCCGGAAAACCCCGCCGAGACATTGAATAAAAACCTTGGCCAGGAGCTTGACATCTACATGGGATATAAGCTGGCTGATAATGTGATGCTGAATGCCGGTTATTCACAATACTTTGCGACTGAATCAACCATTGCGCTCAAAGGCGGCAGCAAGGATGAAACCAGCAACTGGATCTGGGCATCCCTCACTTTCAAACCACAATTTCTGAACACGGCAAAATAA
- a CDS encoding DUF1858 domain-containing protein, which translates to MNDQLVITPKTRVLQAIEAYPQLEEILISYVPAFEKLKNPVLRRTVAKIATLQQAATIGNVKVEDLINRLRAEVGQDLFTQNDNHMYVTETPAWYSESLIAAELDARPMLAAGEHPVNQVMEDLKVLENGKIYKLTAPFLPAPLIDKASSMNYAHWMKNEDDGSYIIYFIATQN; encoded by the coding sequence ATGAACGACCAACTCGTTATAACTCCCAAAACCAGAGTACTGCAGGCCATCGAAGCCTACCCGCAGCTCGAAGAAATTCTGATCAGTTATGTCCCGGCTTTTGAAAAACTGAAGAATCCCGTTTTGCGGCGTACCGTTGCAAAAATTGCCACCCTTCAGCAGGCTGCCACAATCGGCAATGTTAAGGTCGAAGACCTGATCAACCGCTTACGGGCTGAAGTCGGCCAGGACCTTTTTACGCAAAATGACAACCACATGTATGTAACCGAAACACCTGCCTGGTATAGCGAATCGCTGATTGCGGCTGAATTGGACGCCAGGCCCATGCTTGCAGCCGGAGAACACCCGGTAAACCAGGTAATGGAAGACCTGAAAGTACTTGAAAACGGAAAAATCTACAAACTGACCGCTCCGTTTTTGCCGGCCCCCCTCATCGACAAAGCCAGCAGCATGAATTATGCGCACTGGATGAAAAATGAGGACGACGGCAGCTACATCATTTATTTCATTGCAACACAAAACTAA